From Streptomyces sp. TLI_053, a single genomic window includes:
- a CDS encoding glyceraldehyde-3-phosphate dehydrogenase, producing the protein MTVNDDVFTDWKNREEIAESMIPIIGRLHRERDVTVLLYSRSLVNKSVVSILKTHRFARQIAGEELSVTETLPFLQALTTLDLGPSQIDLGMLAATYRADSRGLSVEQFTAEAVAGATGANKFERRESGRDVVLYGFGRIGRLVARLLIEKAGSGNGLRLRAIVVRGGGDQDLVKRASLLRRDSIHGQFQGTITVDEANSTIVANGTAIKVIYANDPSEIDYTVHGIRDAILIDNTGKWRDREGLSNHLRPGIEKVVLTAPGKGDVPNIVHGVNHDTIKPDEQILSCASCTTNAIVPPLKAMDDEFGVLRGHVETVHSFTNDQNLLDNYHKADRRGRSAPLNMVITETGAASAVAKALPDLKAKITGSSIRVPVPDVSIAILNLQLSRETDRDEVLDYLRNVSLTSSLKRQIDFTTAPDAVSNDFIGSRHASIVDAGATKVEGDNAILYLWYDNEFGYSCQVIRVVQHVSGVEYPTYPVPAVPSV; encoded by the coding sequence GTGACTGTCAACGACGACGTGTTCACGGACTGGAAGAACCGCGAGGAGATCGCGGAGTCGATGATCCCGATCATCGGCCGACTGCACCGGGAGCGGGACGTCACTGTCCTGCTGTACAGCCGTTCCCTGGTGAACAAGTCGGTGGTCAGCATCCTGAAGACCCACCGGTTCGCCCGCCAGATCGCCGGCGAGGAGCTCTCGGTCACCGAGACGCTGCCCTTCCTGCAGGCACTGACCACCCTGGATCTCGGCCCTTCCCAGATCGACCTCGGCATGCTTGCCGCCACCTACCGCGCCGACAGCCGCGGTCTCTCGGTGGAGCAGTTCACCGCGGAGGCCGTCGCCGGCGCCACCGGTGCCAACAAGTTCGAGCGCCGCGAGTCGGGCCGTGACGTCGTGCTCTACGGCTTCGGCCGGATCGGCCGCCTGGTCGCCCGTCTGCTGATCGAGAAGGCCGGCTCCGGCAACGGCCTCCGGCTGCGGGCCATCGTCGTCCGCGGCGGTGGGGACCAGGACCTCGTGAAGCGCGCCTCGCTGCTTCGCCGTGACTCCATCCACGGGCAGTTCCAGGGCACGATCACGGTCGACGAGGCGAACAGCACGATCGTCGCCAACGGCACCGCGATCAAGGTCATCTACGCCAACGACCCGTCCGAGATCGACTACACGGTCCACGGTATCCGGGACGCCATCCTGATCGACAACACGGGCAAGTGGCGGGACCGCGAGGGCCTGTCGAACCACCTGCGCCCGGGCATCGAGAAGGTCGTCCTGACGGCCCCCGGCAAGGGCGACGTGCCCAACATCGTGCACGGCGTCAACCACGACACCATCAAGCCGGACGAGCAGATCCTCTCCTGCGCCTCCTGCACCACCAACGCGATCGTTCCGCCGCTGAAGGCGATGGACGACGAGTTCGGCGTGCTGCGCGGCCACGTGGAGACCGTCCACTCGTTCACCAACGACCAGAACCTCCTGGACAACTACCACAAGGCCGACCGTCGTGGCCGCTCGGCACCGCTGAACATGGTGATCACCGAGACCGGTGCCGCCTCGGCCGTCGCCAAGGCGCTGCCCGACCTCAAGGCCAAGATTACGGGCAGCTCGATCCGCGTCCCGGTGCCGGACGTCTCGATCGCCATCCTGAACCTCCAGCTGTCCCGCGAGACCGACCGCGACGAGGTGCTGGACTACCTCCGCAACGTCTCGCTGACCTCGTCGCTGAAGCGCCAGATCGACTTCACCACCGCCCCCGACGCGGTGTCGAACGACTTCATCGGCTCGCGCCACGCGTCGATCGTCGACGCGGGTGCCACCAAGGTCGAGGGCGACAACGCGATCCTCTACCTGTGGTACGACAACGAGTTCGGCTACTCCTGCCAGGTGATCCGGGTCGTCCAGCACGTCTCGGGCGTCGAGTACCCGACCTACCCCGTCCCGGCGGTCCCGTCGGTCTGA